Proteins from a single region of Hydra vulgaris chromosome 12, alternate assembly HydraT2T_AEP:
- the LOC136071665 gene encoding uncharacterized protein LOC136071665 isoform X3, whose translation MLCYKICLTKYFILLVLNIVQIKNEFITDSWDKYTVNFDFDEEANPEIHTVKSTVVKGTNEFARYEKRPDKRHNAYDEVTIVTNQDLAGAEGHENLVKKHYQTKLRLTKRNTFDNRDERYSASSWEHALPSYKKFTVTSPGASKQVTDDGNQLKKDTIQPVVKPKKYKKKISKVVKKQTSPYTYQSAGYGGLPKTTTTTRAPKIAWVPK comes from the exons ATGCTCtgctataaaatttgtttaacaaaatattttattttgcttgtgTTAAACATTGTACAAATTAAGAATGAATTTATAACAGATTCCTGGGATAAATATACTGTAAATTTTGACTTTGACGAGGAAGCTAACCCAGAGATTCATACGGTAAAATCTACCGTTGTTAAAGGAACAAATGAATTTGCAAGATATGAAAAAAGACCGGATAAACGGCACAATGCTTATGACGAGGTGACAATAGTTACCAATCAG gaTCTAGCAGGTGCTGAGGGTCATGAAAACCTCGTTAAGAAACACTACCAGACAAAATTGCGTTTGACCAAAAGAAACACTTTTGACAATCGCGATGAACGTTACTCTGCAAGTTCATGGGAACACGCACTTCCAAGTTATAAGAAGTTTACTGTTACGTCCCCAGGCGCATCTAAGCAAG taactGATGACGGAAACCAACTGAAAAAAGATACAATCCAACCTGTAGTTAAAccgaaaaaatataaaaagaaaatatctaaAGTTGTAAAGAAACAAACATCCCCTTATACATATCAATCAGCAGGATATGGAGGATTGCCTAAGACTACAACTACAACGCGTGCTCCTAAAATAGCGTGGGTACCaaaatga
- the LOC136071665 gene encoding uncharacterized protein LOC136071665 isoform X4, whose translation MLCYKICLTKYFILLVLNIVQIKNEFITDSWDKYTVNFDFDEEANPEIHTVKSTVVKGTNEFARYEKRPDKRHNAYDEDLAGAEGHENLVKKHYQTKLRLTKRNTFDNRDERYSASSWEHALPSYKKFTVTSPGASKQVTDDGNQLKKDTIQPVVKPKKYKKKISKVVKKQTSPYTYQSAGYGGLPKTTTTTRAPKIAWVPK comes from the exons ATGCTCtgctataaaatttgtttaacaaaatattttattttgcttgtgTTAAACATTGTACAAATTAAGAATGAATTTATAACAGATTCCTGGGATAAATATACTGTAAATTTTGACTTTGACGAGGAAGCTAACCCAGAGATTCATACGGTAAAATCTACCGTTGTTAAAGGAACAAATGAATTTGCAAGATATGAAAAAAGACCGGATAAACGGCACAATGCTTATGACGAG gaTCTAGCAGGTGCTGAGGGTCATGAAAACCTCGTTAAGAAACACTACCAGACAAAATTGCGTTTGACCAAAAGAAACACTTTTGACAATCGCGATGAACGTTACTCTGCAAGTTCATGGGAACACGCACTTCCAAGTTATAAGAAGTTTACTGTTACGTCCCCAGGCGCATCTAAGCAAG taactGATGACGGAAACCAACTGAAAAAAGATACAATCCAACCTGTAGTTAAAccgaaaaaatataaaaagaaaatatctaaAGTTGTAAAGAAACAAACATCCCCTTATACATATCAATCAGCAGGATATGGAGGATTGCCTAAGACTACAACTACAACGCGTGCTCCTAAAATAGCGTGGGTACCaaaatga